In one window of Frigoriglobus tundricola DNA:
- a CDS encoding TIGR02996 domain-containing protein, which yields MNDRPALMAAIIAHPDEDTPRLALADWLQEHGDEHDRARAEFIRLQIQSAKEPDVKTRRAVESRAKKLEEAHRKAWLSPLRKIDKQLVGSGPGPRTEFTRGLLESVAFFSSDFLRKQSQPALADAFATVGVEALALFGPAERYEDWCTCTSIRWIAALTFNGGAAALAKIGRSPHCAHLGRLAFNHESLTDAGLKQFAKQSETSKLREFTVSGEVGHTIRGRLQRPGFVRSYTVIACRYSTRSASPVGRPRRSGWRTYLRTTA from the coding sequence GTGAACGACCGCCCCGCCCTGATGGCCGCGATCATCGCGCACCCGGACGAGGACACGCCCCGCCTCGCTCTGGCCGACTGGCTCCAGGAGCACGGCGACGAGCACGACCGGGCGCGGGCCGAGTTCATTCGGCTCCAGATTCAATCGGCGAAAGAGCCGGATGTCAAAACCCGGCGTGCGGTCGAGTCGCGTGCGAAGAAGTTGGAAGAGGCGCACCGGAAGGCGTGGCTTTCGCCACTCCGCAAGATCGACAAACAGTTGGTGGGCTCCGGGCCTGGGCCTCGCACCGAGTTCACGCGCGGCCTCTTGGAGAGCGTGGCCTTCTTTTCCAGCGATTTCCTTCGGAAACAATCGCAACCCGCACTGGCGGACGCGTTCGCAACGGTCGGCGTTGAGGCGCTGGCCCTTTTCGGCCCCGCGGAGCGATACGAGGACTGGTGCACGTGCACTTCGATTCGCTGGATTGCTGCACTGACGTTCAACGGGGGTGCCGCCGCACTCGCCAAGATCGGACGGTCGCCGCACTGCGCGCACCTCGGCAGACTCGCGTTCAACCATGAGAGCCTCACCGACGCCGGTTTGAAACAGTTTGCGAAGCAGTCCGAAACGTCGAAACTGCGCGAGTTCACGGTTTCCGGAGAGGTGGGCCATACCATCCGGGGCAGGTTACAGCGACCGGGATTTGTGCGCTCCTACACAGTGATCGCCTGCCGCTACTCGACTCGCTCGGCATCCCCGGTGGGTCGCCCGCGACGTTCAGGGTGGCGCACCTACTTGCGGACGACGGCTTGA
- a CDS encoding undecaprenyl-phosphate glucose phosphotransferase, giving the protein MVRRVSQSLVAWFLIWDLALTAGAWLCAYFLRFHSGLFHANRGVPSLALYLRALPLVLLVGVLAFRIAGMYEVHRLRRFREELSAVARGVALLALLVMATSFARQAQYESRGAMVMFALGTLVGIVVVRRVSWTGMRRLRARGVNQSHAIVVGTGRLARRTVRTLRAVNWSGIQPIGYVEDEAHRGSAADLPVLGSIGDLPELVAGHHIEHVFVALPLNRYADARRVFAALSQTLVDVQLIADLPAMAGMTFTTTQIHGMMVVGLRENPHHGLNVVVKRAMDVLLASVAIIVLAPLMALIAVLIKVTSPGPVLYRQERCGLNGRSFWMLKFRSLRADAEANGPQMTAVNDPRRTRLGALLRATNLDELPQFFNVLWGDMSIVGPRPERPVFVSKFAKTIPNYNARHAVKAGITGWAQVNGWRGNSSLRKRVQFDLYYISHWNPLFDLRIMFLTVWRMLFSKQKHAY; this is encoded by the coding sequence ATGGTTCGCCGGGTCAGTCAGTCGCTGGTCGCGTGGTTCCTCATCTGGGATCTCGCCCTCACCGCGGGCGCGTGGCTCTGCGCGTATTTTCTCCGGTTCCATTCGGGGCTCTTTCACGCCAACCGCGGCGTCCCGTCGCTGGCCCTTTACCTCCGCGCGCTGCCGCTGGTGTTACTGGTCGGCGTCCTCGCGTTCCGCATCGCCGGCATGTACGAGGTCCACCGGTTGCGGCGGTTCCGTGAGGAGCTGTCGGCGGTGGCGCGGGGGGTCGCGCTCCTGGCCCTGTTGGTCATGGCCACGAGCTTCGCCCGGCAGGCGCAGTACGAGTCCCGCGGGGCAATGGTCATGTTCGCTCTGGGGACGCTCGTCGGCATCGTCGTCGTCCGCCGGGTGAGTTGGACCGGGATGCGCCGGCTCCGCGCGCGGGGGGTGAACCAGAGCCACGCGATCGTCGTCGGCACCGGGCGCCTCGCCCGGCGGACGGTCCGCACGCTCCGGGCGGTGAACTGGTCCGGCATCCAGCCCATCGGCTACGTCGAAGACGAAGCGCACCGCGGTTCGGCGGCCGATCTGCCGGTTCTCGGCTCGATCGGCGACCTTCCGGAACTGGTGGCAGGGCACCACATCGAACACGTTTTCGTGGCTCTGCCCCTGAACCGCTACGCCGATGCCCGCCGCGTTTTCGCGGCGCTGTCGCAAACGCTTGTGGACGTGCAACTTATCGCCGACCTGCCCGCGATGGCCGGGATGACGTTCACGACGACGCAGATCCACGGAATGATGGTGGTGGGGCTGCGCGAGAACCCGCACCACGGGCTGAACGTGGTCGTGAAGCGGGCGATGGACGTGTTGCTCGCCTCTGTCGCGATCATCGTGCTCGCGCCGCTGATGGCACTCATTGCGGTGCTGATCAAGGTGACGAGCCCCGGCCCGGTCCTGTACCGGCAGGAGCGGTGTGGGCTCAACGGGCGGTCGTTCTGGATGCTGAAATTCCGCTCGCTGCGCGCCGACGCCGAGGCGAACGGCCCGCAGATGACCGCCGTCAACGACCCGCGCCGCACCCGGCTGGGTGCTTTGCTGCGCGCGACGAACTTGGACGAGCTGCCGCAGTTCTTCAACGTGCTGTGGGGCGACATGAGCATCGTCGGCCCGCGCCCGGAGCGGCCGGTGTTCGTCAGCAAGTTCGCCAAGACGATCCCGAACTACAACGCCCGCCACGCCGTGAAGGCCGGTATCACCGGCTGGGCACAGGTGAACGGCTGGCGGGGCAACTCGTCGCTCCGCAAGCGCGTCCAGTTCGATCTCTACTACATCAGTCACTGGAACCCGCTCTTCGACTTGCGGATCATGTTCCTGACCGTCTGGCGGATGCTGTTCTCCAAGCAGAAGCACGCCTATTAG
- the lpxD gene encoding UDP-3-O-(3-hydroxymyristoyl)glucosamine N-acyltransferase, with protein sequence MNVTVRQLAEWVSGEVLGDPDLSITNARALTEAGPGDITFVETDKNLSAWNASKASAAVVGASVPKSERPLIRVADPLMAFADIVRHLRGHPAEPRGVIHASAHVHPTARLDPGVTVGPFAVIGEGTQLGENTTVGAGTVIGRFCKLGRDNVLHPRVVLYDDCVFGDRVTVHAGAVIGAEGFGYRAAQEGAHIKVPQLGGVEVENDVEIGAGSAIARGTFGPTRIGVGTKIDNLVQIGNNSRIGRHNLLCGQVGIADSCVTGDYTVMAGQVGVADHITIGKQVIIGAKSGVICDVPDGTTVFGSPAGPGNEQLRMLIILKKVPELRNEVKQIKKFLGMGDE encoded by the coding sequence GTGAACGTCACCGTCCGGCAACTGGCCGAGTGGGTGAGTGGCGAGGTTCTGGGCGATCCGGACCTCTCGATCACGAACGCCCGCGCCCTCACCGAAGCCGGTCCGGGCGACATCACCTTTGTCGAAACGGACAAGAACCTGTCGGCGTGGAACGCCAGTAAGGCTTCCGCCGCCGTCGTTGGTGCGTCCGTCCCGAAGAGCGAGCGCCCGCTGATCCGTGTCGCTGATCCGCTGATGGCGTTCGCGGACATCGTCCGGCACCTGCGCGGGCACCCCGCTGAGCCCCGCGGCGTCATCCACGCCAGCGCGCACGTTCACCCCACAGCCCGACTCGACCCCGGCGTCACCGTGGGTCCGTTCGCGGTCATCGGTGAGGGCACCCAGCTCGGTGAGAACACGACGGTGGGTGCCGGCACTGTGATCGGTCGTTTCTGCAAGTTGGGACGGGACAATGTCTTGCACCCGCGCGTCGTGCTGTATGACGACTGCGTCTTCGGTGACCGCGTGACCGTCCACGCCGGAGCGGTGATCGGCGCCGAGGGGTTCGGCTACCGTGCGGCCCAGGAAGGTGCTCATATCAAGGTGCCCCAACTCGGCGGCGTGGAGGTCGAGAACGACGTCGAGATCGGGGCCGGATCGGCCATCGCACGGGGCACCTTCGGTCCCACGCGCATTGGGGTCGGCACCAAGATCGACAACTTGGTTCAGATCGGGAACAACAGCCGGATCGGCAGGCACAATCTGCTGTGCGGGCAAGTCGGCATCGCCGACTCGTGCGTCACCGGCGATTACACGGTCATGGCCGGCCAGGTGGGCGTCGCGGACCACATCACCATCGGCAAACAGGTGATCATCGGGGCCAAATCGGGCGTCATTTGTGACGTTCCCGACGGGACGACCGTGTTCGGCTCCCCGGCCGGTCCCGGCAACGAACAATTGCGGATGCTGATCATTCTCAAGAAGGTGCCCGAACTCCGCAACGAGGTGAAGCAGATTAAGAAGTTCCTCGGCATGGGGGACGAGTGA
- a CDS encoding LpxI family protein has product MTTGLHPFGTTAPVRFGAREPVGLVAGAGRFPIVFAEKARASGLRVVCVGLAGMADPALRELCSEFTWLGRASVGSVIRTFRRGGVRRWTMAGKVEKRVLFRPWRWLHLVPDWRLLRFWFFRRRRGNNDDSLLLGLIDEFRPWGLECVSALDLCPELLVKEGALTRRTVSTTEARDIEFGWGLAREMGRLDVGQSVMVRDRAVLAVEAIEGTDLAITRAGELCRKGGFVVVKVAKPEQDRRFDVPTVGTQTIETMRASGATALAIEAGRTIILDEAATVALADRYGIAITSLTDPAAPNPVPFSPGGRV; this is encoded by the coding sequence ATGACCACCGGCCTGCACCCGTTTGGAACCACCGCACCGGTCCGGTTCGGCGCCCGTGAGCCAGTCGGGCTCGTGGCCGGTGCCGGGCGGTTCCCGATCGTGTTCGCGGAAAAGGCGCGCGCGAGCGGCCTTCGGGTTGTGTGCGTGGGCCTGGCCGGGATGGCCGATCCGGCGCTACGGGAGCTGTGTAGCGAGTTCACGTGGCTCGGTCGGGCGTCGGTCGGGTCCGTGATCCGGACGTTCCGCCGCGGCGGCGTGCGCCGGTGGACGATGGCCGGAAAGGTGGAGAAGCGGGTCCTGTTCCGACCGTGGCGGTGGCTGCACCTCGTTCCCGACTGGCGGCTCTTGCGCTTCTGGTTCTTCCGCCGGCGGCGCGGAAATAATGACGATTCACTGTTGCTCGGCCTGATCGACGAGTTCCGACCGTGGGGGTTGGAGTGCGTCTCGGCCCTGGACCTGTGTCCGGAGTTGCTCGTGAAGGAAGGCGCACTGACGCGGCGGACGGTCTCGACGACCGAGGCGCGGGACATCGAGTTCGGCTGGGGCCTGGCCCGTGAAATGGGCCGGCTGGACGTGGGGCAGAGCGTGATGGTACGGGACCGGGCCGTGCTCGCTGTCGAGGCGATCGAGGGCACCGACCTGGCGATCACCCGGGCCGGCGAGCTGTGCCGCAAGGGCGGCTTCGTGGTCGTCAAAGTGGCCAAGCCCGAACAGGACCGCCGGTTCGATGTGCCGACGGTCGGCACCCAGACCATCGAGACGATGCGCGCCTCGGGCGCGACGGCGCTCGCGATCGAGGCGGGGCGTACCATCATACTGGACGAAGCTGCAACGGTTGCCCTGGCCGATAGATACGGGATCGCGATAACGAGCCTCACCGACCCCGCGGCGCCGAACCCTGTTCCCTTTTCACCGGGCGGGCGGGTATAA